A segment of the Pan paniscus chromosome 9, NHGRI_mPanPan1-v2.0_pri, whole genome shotgun sequence genome:
ACAGCATCTAGGAATTCGTCCAAAGAAATAATTGCATCAGTGACCACAGATCACTGGCCCCTCCCCTCATGACCCTCACTGTCTGCCTGAATGATATTgtagcattgtttgtaatagcaaaaatggGGAGCAACCTAAAGGTACTTCAATAGAGGTTTGGCTAAATAAACTGTAGTTTATCTCTATAGTGGGATACTATGTGGCTGTTCTTTCACAAAGGTGTGGGAGACAAGGAAAGATGCCCACATGCTGAAGTATCCATATAACATGAAGAAaagtacatgtgtgtgcacaagCATAGGGAGCAGTTTACAAGGATCTATGCTGTGGGTAGACAGCAAACTATGGCCAGTGGGCCAAATCTGacctgccacctgtttttgtaaataaagtttgtcTGGGACACAGCCACATTCATTCATTGACATATTGTCCATGACAGCTTTTATCTACTTGTGTAGCTcacaaagcataaaatatttactatctggtccttgaCAGTAAAAGTTTGCCAGCTCATGATCTATACCAAACTGTAAACCATGTCTAGTAGAATCCTAATAGGtttgggggagaggaggggacatTTTGTCTGCCTTGAACATTtctatattactttttttaaaataatgaacatggatttttataatcagaaataaagTTCATTTTGGAAGGGGGAAAAAGGCGTGCAAGACACACTACCTCATTTCGAGACTTAACTATAAAGCTGTAGTTAACAACACCCTTATTGGCATAAAGGTAATTGTATAGCTCAATCATACAAAATAGATAGTCTAAGAATAGACTCAGACTtgtatggtcaattgattttcaacaaaggtgccaaggtaATTCAATAAGAGAGGATaggcttttcaacaaatggtgttagaAAAATTGGAAAGCTAAATGGGGAGATAAAAAGAACCTTGACCTTTACCTtgcaccataaacaaaaattaatttgctgTGGATCATAGACATAAATGTAGAAGCTAAAGCTATAAGACTTCTTCTAAACAATGATTTAGGGGAAGATTCTTTGAATCGAATATAAAAAACACAAACCTTAAGAAGGAATTGATGCAAAGGActatataaaaatttgttttgaaacGTTCTCTTCATTGActagtcttaaaaaggaaaataccaaaaagctcTTTTTAAGACactgtaaagaaaatgaaaagataagtcatagactaggagaaaatatttgcaaaacacatttgTGATAAAATACTATGTCACAGAACATATAAAATGCTCTTACTATCCAATAATAATGtcaaaccaatttaaaaatgggcaaaagatttgaataaacaCTTCATTAAAGAAGATAAGCTGTGGCAAATCAGTACATGAACAGATGCtcacatcattagtcattaggaaatgctaattaaaacctCAATAAGAGGTTTTAAGTGGTATCAATAAGATACCACTAAATACCTATTaagatggctaaaattaaaaagactggtaTTACTAAGTGCTGGTGAGGACACAGGATGACTGAGAGTTTCATACATTGCTGCTGGTGGGGATAGGAAATGCTATAGCAACTTTGGAGAACAGTGGGACAATTTCTTCTAAAGTTAAACATATGCTtcccatatgacccagaaatctcTCAGCCCTATGTATGcccaagaaatatgaaaatatatgttagCACAAAGACCAGCATTCCTgaaactggaaacagcccagtACCCTCCCTCATTTGGGGAATCAAACAAATTGTGATACATCCATGCAACTGAATACTACTCAGggacaaaaaggaatgaaatattaaCACTTAAagaaatatggatgaatctcaaaagcagtgtgctgagtgaaagaagtcagatggaatagaatataaaaaacacaaaccatTAAGAAAGAATTGATGCAAAGGACTatgtaaaaatttgtttttacatACTGTAGGATACTGCATACTGTAGGATTCCACTTATATGGCTTTCTGGAAAAAAGTGAATCTATTTGGACAGAAAACAGACCCCTGGTTTCCAGAGGCTTGGAATGAGGGGAGAAGATTGACCCCAAGAAGCACAAAATACCTTTTGTGGGGATGGAAAGggtctatatcttgattgtggaaGAGGACATGTGACTGTTTCATTTTGTCAGAATTCATCTAACGGCGCATTTTTAAAGGGCAAATTTTATTATGCCTAAGGTATACCTCAATAaatctaacttttaaaatatataatctggaggaagaacaaactgaaaaaaaatacttttaaaaaaattgcaaggTAGGAGTTTTTCAAAGGGATGAGGAAGAGTCAGTTTGAAGGGCAATGAATATTCCAGAACAGGAATTCTGGACTTAGGAGGTcaggctgggccaggcacggtggctcacacctgtagtcccagcactttgggatgctgaggtgggtggatcacttgaggtcaggagttcaagactggcctggccatcatagtgaaaccccatctctactaagtatataaaattagccaggcgtggtgggtgtcatgcgcttataatcccagttactcatgaggctgaggcaggagaatcacttgaacccaggaggtggaggttgcagtgagccaagattgtgcagtagccaagattgtgccactgcactccagcctgggagacagagtgagactccatctcaaaaaaaaaaaagaggtcaggCTGGAGGCATTGGAAGCTGTCCTCAGGGACTCATGAGTCAGTAAGGGGGTCTCCAAGTGAGCATGAAACAGTGAGGCCTGAACCCCAAGAAGCACCTACAGGGAGAGAAGGACAGGAAACAATAAAGGaactgagccaggtgcagtggcacatgctgcaatcccagctactcagaggcttaggtggcaggatcgcttgagcctaagagttcaagaccagcctgggcagcatagcaagaccctatgtctaaaaataaaaataaagaaactgagatgcaccatcagcctgggcaagtcttaaaggaagaagacagagtgcttatttttttaaatagataatacAGAACAAATGCTACAAAGTAGGAAGGagtaaacaataaaaagtaaatctCCCTCTCCACAAGCATCTATTCCCCTTCCTGGAAGCTCCCAGTGTTACTGGTTATATTGTGTCTTTCCAGATATATTCTATACATTCTCTACTGaactttgcttttttccccttattGATATATCCTTCTGATTGTTCCATATCAGTATATGTAGAGGttcccttatttaaaaaataggtacAAGATTGTATGGAtacatcataatttatttagccaGGCTGCAACTGataaacatttggattgtttctgaTATATCTTGCTGTTATGAACCATGCTTTCATGAATGCtcattttgtttgttggttttttagagacagggtctcgctctgtcactcaggctggagcatagtggcacgatcatagctcgctgcagcctcaaactcctgggttcaagtgatcttccttcttagcctcctgagtagctgggactacaggcgcatgccactacgcccagctaatttactaaattattacatttttattttttgcagagacagggtctccctatgttgcccaggctggtctcgagctcctgggctcaatccatccCCCCTACTTTCACCTCCCAAAGAGCCGGGTTTACAGatttgagtcaccatgcctggccaatctcAAAGAATAtgcacatttttatattaatatgtattattagCTCTTTCACCGCCCTGGGTTGGTACTGACTTACCCTCCCACTAGCCATGCCTGCATATATACCAGGCACGAATATACCTGTTTGCCTGAGAGCTGGCCAGCAGTATATGAGCTCAAACTTCGCTTCTGCCAATCTGATAGGCGAAAAATGGTATCCAGTAGGAAATTTAATTTGCATCTGGAGGAGGGGATTTTTTTGGAAGTGAAAGAACACCAAGTCACAAGTGTCAGCTGCTTGAGTGCCTTTGCTGGTCCAGACAGCACCTCTGAGTGAATTAGTTAAAGGTACTCCTCCTCAAGACACTTGGCTGCCATCTGCTAGAAGGCTATCGTGATAACTAAACAAATATGTAATGACTTTGAGGTGAAGAGCACCCCTGGAGTTGTACAAAACACAGCCTGCTTCTCCACAGGCGGCTGTGGAGCTACTGGCAGTCTTGATAGAACAGCAGTTTCTAGGTAGTGACCAGATTGCCTGGAATTAGTACAGTAGAAGCGGCACGTACAGGACAAGAATTCAAGATGCTTGACAGTGGAGCACAAGGGCATTAGCTTGAGGGACAGCCAGAATAAATGGAAACTTCATTATCCATGGATTATGCACTTGGAACTTAGGTCCTAGGCAactctgatattagtaatttggcCAGCAGGCTCATTAAGCTCTTAAGAAAAGTGGGCCTAGTTAATGAATTAACACAAGATGACATTTTACACACAGCAAAAACGAGAGCAGGCACCACTGAGTTATGCAACATCATAATTTCTCAGGCAAATGTGATCGCTGCGTCTCGCCTGCCAAAGTGAAGAGAGGTCTGAAGAGAGCCTGCTTTCGGAGACATAAGTGAGCCCATTAAGTTCCACAGGCATTTTATATCCCATGCATTTTAAAGGGCTCCCACTTGTATTCTTAAAACCTCACGTGTTTACACAGAAGTCAGCGTTTTAAAATCTCTGGACCGTTTGTTTTCTGTGTGACAGTTTACCCACTTTCCtcctttaagaaatacatttcactggccaggagtggtgactcacgcctgtaatcccaacactttggaaggcagagatggatagattacttgagcccaggagttcaagaccagcctgggcaacatagggagactccatctttacaaaatatgCAAACATTAGCTAGGTTGTGTGGCAcacccttgtagtcccagccactgagACGGGAAGgtggctcgagcccaggaggttgaagctgttgaaccaagatcgcgctactgcactccagcttgggcaacagagtgagaccttgtctcaaaaaatacatattaaacattaaaaaggaataaaaaattaaaaaaatacatctcaCTGGAATGGAACTCAGTCTGTTCATATCTTCTCCCCAACCCCATCCCCCAGAGGTGGCTCCCCCAGCTTTCTACCCCCAGTTGTGAGAAGTTGGTGAGGATAATGGTAAGAACAGCAACACTAAAATCTAGTGTTCATTAGTGAGGGATGATGAAAAATTCTGGAGCTGGATAGTGGTGATGGATGCACTATAACATGTGTGAACGTTAATAATGTGTATGAATGTTAAGcgccactgaactgtgcactttaaaatggttacagtggtaaattttatgttatgtctattttatcattattatataattatatattatataattatataataataattattattttgttgtagtGGTGGTTGTTACAAGAAAGAACTAGCATGACTGAGGCAAAcccttgccaggcactgtgctcagcaCTTGTGTATCTGTTATACTCTACCATCTGGATAGTCCAGGGAGACACGGATACTGTTGTTTACCCAGGACCACCACCATTTCACAGACGAGGAGGGTGAGGCTTCTAAGAGTTAAGTGACTCACTTGAGCTCAAACAGCTAGAAGCAGTGGCTCCAGGATTCCCCCAAGGCTCCTAACTCTGCAGCTCTCCCTGctagataataaaataaagaagttattttaGTTTAAGCCAGAATTctgaaacatacacatacacaagcCTCCACCCAGCTTCTAATTGTCTCACTGAGAACAGACAAAACTCCAGTAGAATCCTTGAATGACAGCTAATTGTCTCCAGAAAGAATCCAAAATTGCCTCCCTCCCTTAATTGTAGTGCAGCATGATTCTGTTTTTCTGCTGGGCCCCTATTTGCTTCTTTCTGTGCAATGAATCATTGAAAGAGTGACCACcagggacttggagaatctttgtAGCTTTTAGTCTGTGTTTGGGTGTGGCTGGAGAGACAAATTAACACACAGAGCCGGACCTTGAAGGGGAAGGTCATCATTTGTCTCAGATTGAGATCATTTGGGGaatcagaaaatgtttatatcagaaaagaagagaagTCAATGTGTTTCGCAGCTTTGTGGTTTTTTGAAGGAGAAACATCTAGATTCTAGTCCTGTTCCTCTGCCTCCTTCTTAGGTGATGTTAGACAAAATAATTCACCTCTCTGAGtcaatttgcttatctgaaaaataGCAATAACAACAGCACTCTTTTTACTAGGGCATGTgaataaacagatttttttcccattgagtGGCGggtgtttattgagtgcctactatatgccaggcaccatCCTACtctctggggatacagcagtgaacaaaacagatgcaCAGCTAGTGATGAGGGATGGAGTAAAGCCCTTAGCCGATGCCAGGACAGAGGACATGAGTCACCTGTAGTCGCTGCCGCTGCTGCTATTTCATGGCTACATTTTGACCCCTGTGGACCCACTGAAACCTCCTCACTGCCTCACAGGCGGAACAAGGACAGGGTCGTGGCCACCAAGTTTACTCACTTGAGCTGCATTTAGATTATTCTTCCAGCTAGGCGATGACAGTAGGTAGTGGCAGCTCTCTGTAAAGATGAGGGGTCCCCAGCTCGGACCCCTGGTTTCCTCCGCCTGCCTGGACCTTACAGTGGTGGCCAGGTGTGTCCTGCTGACTGGGAAGCTCCTTACCTGAGTGCTTGAAGTATGGCTCCTTAGCATGTGTGGAGAGAAGGCTATTATGATAGCAACCTGCAGGGGTGGGATGTGTACCAGACCTTCACCCTGGAACTCCCGAGGAAGTGCCTGCAGATTGCCTGGCAGGTCTTATTCAGGTGATGTAGAGcagaaggctggggccaggttCTGAAGTCAGACCCCTGGACTCAACTCACGCACAGCTCCTTACCTCCAAACTGTGTGGCCTTGGTCAGGGGAActgacttctctgagcttcattttcttcatcttaaaaaaaaaaggagaatcacACCACCTACCCCATGGAGTTGTTATGAGGCAGGGAGATGTGATATAAAGCATgtacttggccaggcacagtggctcacgcctgtaatcccagcactttgggaggccgaggcagttggatcacttgaggtcaagagttcgagaccagcctggccaacatggttgaaaccccatctctaaaacactaaaagtagctgagcatggtggcacacacctgtagtcccagctacttgggaggctgaggtgagagaattgcttgaacccaggaggcggaggttgagtgcaccgagattgtgccactgcactccagcctgggtgacagagcgagaccctgtctcaaataagtaaataaataaataaataatgaatcatGTACTTGTATGTACCGAACACATGCACTTACAGAGCATAACGTATAGCTATGTTCAGTGGCCTGAGGAGTATTGACTCATTTCAGGCTCACAGAAGCCCCAAGAACTGGGCACTATTACATCTCCATTTTGCAGCCCAGAGAGGGTAACACTTCCAAAGGGCACAGAGCAAGCAAGTTTTGAGGggctgggatttgagcccaggagttcctgctGTTAGCCTGGGCTGTGCTGGCTCTCCATCCCAAAAGCTCCATGTGAAGCCTGGCTTGAAATAAATGATTTGCAGGTATGAGGACCCCAGAGGTACTACCTGTGTTCCTGAGGTGTGTTATACATTTCTACTAAAGAACGGATTTCTGCTACAAGAACTCTCACTCCTGTTCCCTGGATAGCAtatgatactttttaaaacaacttaatTGAGATATTATTTGCAGTACTTAAAATTTGCCCATTTTAAGTTTACAGTTCAGTGATTTTGCAGGGGGGAAATTTACCaatttgtgcaaccatcaccataaacCAGTTTCGGGACATTCCCGTCACCCCAACAAGATTCCTCATACCCATTGACTGTTAATCCCCATTCTCTTTCCCactccaggcaaccactaatctactttctgcctctgtaAAATTGCCTTTCCTGGAAATTTTGTATATACAGAATCttacaatatgtgatcttttgtgtctggcttagttCACTGCATCATGTTTTTGAGGTCCATCCATGcagtagcatgtatcagtatttattaactttttatggctgaataatattcctttgggtggatgtaccacattttgtttatctgttcatcggttggtggacatttgggcggtttccactttttggctattgtgaatagggctacTGTGAACATTCGCATGCAAGTTCTGGGGCTGATGTTGAAACACAAAGATTAGCCAAACTGGtaaccttctctcttttctctcctctcttgggTTTCTCAGAACCCGGCAGCGGGCAGGTGTTTGTGACTTCAGAGAACCAGCTTGTGTATTACCCCAGCATCACCTATGCCATCATCGGCAGCTCCGTCATTTTTGTGCTGGTGGTGGCCCTGCTGGCACTGGTCTTGCACCACCAGCGGAAGCGGAACAACCTCATGACGCTGCCCGTGCACCGGCTGCAGCACCCTGTGCTGCTGTCCCACCTGGTGGTCCTGGACCACCCCCACCACTGCAACGTCACCTACAACGTCAATAATGGCATCCAGTATGTGGCCAGCCAGGCGGAGCAGAATGCGTCGGAAGTAGGCTCCCCACCCTCCTACTCCGAGGCCTTGCTGGACCAGAGGTGTGTGCTGGATGgaagagattgaggcaggagaggtCATCCATTGCGGGGAGGGGAATAGGTGCACACACTGAGGTTCCTAGGTCTTGCCAAGAGCCTGGCTTCAGCTGCTATAGGCAGTGGCAGCATCTGACATTTGCCAAGTCCTTGCAAAATTCTCTACATGtatcacctcatttaatcctcttagCGCCTCGCTGAGGAAGGAAACTGATAGGAATGTTCCAAAACTGGAttatggtgatagttgcacaaatCAGGAAATTTCCaaattctacagatgaggaaattgaggctctggGATGTTAAATGACTTGTCTGAGGAACATACAGTTAGGATCCTGGCCTGCTCCTCCTGGGAATGTCACGCTGGTCCATGTTCTGGCCACAGACTAGCTCTGAGCCTCACCTGCTACTGCAGAGCAGTGCCCAGTACATGTGAGAGGTTTGGTTAATATCTgtcaaatgaatggatgaatgaagaagtgaatgaatgagagaatcAGTGAGTTCCTTAACTTTGCTTggcttcatctataaaataaaggagGTGGAAAGGAGCACTTTCAAGCTTTTTTAAGCAGTACCACATTGCAAATGGAATTGTACAAGAACCCCCAGTATGTATAAAGCCAGGAAGCAGAGTTCTGTAGTTGAAGCAAGTAGTGGGCCCGTTTCCTGATCAGCATCCCTCTTCCTCAAGCTCTGCCGTGTATGGCATTAGACATTTTGCAGGCCGTGTTCTGATGGTGACTGGGCTCTTCCTTGGACCCTCTTCCATGGCAGCTCTTAgattatttaatcttcattttccttcctcaTAGAAGGTTAATAAAGTTTCAGAGGTCAGGGGAGAGGATGGCATTTAAGGATCTCTTTGCAAATAAATGTAAGAATTCAGGACCTTCCTCACCTAATAAAGTTCCCACTCATAACCTCTTCATTTGGACCATCCAGCATAGGGTAAGGTTAAAATTGCTGAATCTGGAAACAGAATgcgtgggttcaaatcccagcattGCTGTTTACCAGTTATTTCTGATCCTGGGCCAGACATTGAAtgtccctgtgcctcagtttcctcaccagaGCAACAGGCATGAAAGTAATGCCCACCTCCCAGAATTCTTGTGAGCATTAAATAAGGTAAGGAATGTAAGGGGCATGGCAAAGTGCCTGGCTCGTGAGAAGCCTTCAGTAAATGAgagctagaaaataaaatgtcttttctgtTAAATTCATTCCTTTTAAGCCCCTTCTGCCGATACAGACCGAGGTGTTGAGAGGATGTCCTGTCACCCCAGTTCGTAGCCAGGAAGAGTTGGCTTTCAATAGAAATGCCAATTCCATGTTCCCATCAGAGGCCCAGTCAAGATACCAGCCCAGGCTCTTGGCCACAGGGCTTTTGGCTGATGGAGCAGAGTGGCAATGCCAAACCACCCAGGTTGAGCCGAGGGACTTGGTGGGCGACCTCATTCTGGTTCTACCCAGAGGATGTGGTTTTGGCACCGTCCGGTCAACACGAACCAGCCAGAACACACTGGCCTTTTCTGTTCCGATGTCGTTCCTGGTCCTTGAATTAACTGTCTTTGTACTTGGAGGGAAAAATCTCATTTTGCACTGGAAACACTGTCTCAGAAATGGGCTGAAGTTGGCTTATCTTGGCCCTAATGTgttctcttctcttcctgtctccATTGCCCCTGCCCGCCTGCTGTCCCCATCACAGGCCTGCGTGGTATGACCTTCCTCCACCGCCCTACTCTTCTGACACGGAATCTCTGAACCAAGCTGACCTGCCCCCCTACCGCTCCCGGTCCGGGAGTGCCAACAGTGCCAGCTCCCAGGCAGCCAGCAGCCTCCTGAGCGTGGAAGACACCAGCCACAGCCCggggcagcctggcccccaggaGGGCACTGCTGAGCCCAGGGACTCTGAGCCCAGCCAGGGCACTGAAGAAGTATAAGTCCCAGTTATTCCAAAGTCCATATGGGTTAATCTGCTCTGACTTGTTGCCATTCTAACAATTTGTGCTCATGGGAAGCTCTTTAAGCACCTGTAAGGGTGTCTCAAGTTACAGTTTGGGATATTAACTATCTCTGcattcccctcctcccccagacTTCAGAGATGTTTTTCTGGCGTCTCAGTTGACATGATCTGTTGTGCATCTTTTCTGTCAGGTCACTCTTCCCTTGGGACCCGAGATCACACCCTCATTTTTCACATTATTCTGTTTCTGTTGGAGAGACAGCATATAAAACAGTATTGAAATAGGCTGGGAGAGAGCAATGTTTCTGTGCTATATTGGATGCTCAGAAGTGCAGGAGACGCTGGACCCAATTCTCTCTGCTGGGTAGTTACCTTATAGCATTTGGGGATTTGGGTTAGATG
Coding sequences within it:
- the LDLRAD3 gene encoding low-density lipoprotein receptor class A domain-containing protein 3 isoform X1, translating into MWLLGPLCLLLSSAAESQLLPGNNFTNECNIPGNFMCSNGRCIPGAWQCDGLPDCFDKSDEKECPKAKSKCGPTFFPCASGIHCIIGRFRCNGFEDCPDGSDEENCTANPLLCSTARYHCKNGLCIDKSFICDGQNNCQDNSDEESCESSQEPGSGQVFVTSENQLVYYPSITYAIIGSSVIFVLVVALLALVLHHQRKRNNLMTLPVHRLQHPVLLSHLVVLDHPHHCNVTYNVNNGIQYVASQAEQNASEVGSPPSYSEALLDQRPAWYDLPPPPYSSDTESLNQADLPPYRSRSGSANSASSQAASSLLSVEDTSHSPGQPGPQEGTAEPRDSEPSQGTEEV
- the LDLRAD3 gene encoding low-density lipoprotein receptor class A domain-containing protein 3 isoform X2, with product MCSNGRCIPGAWQCDGLPDCFDKSDEKECPKAKSKCGPTFFPCASGIHCIIGRFRCNGFEDCPDGSDEENCTANPLLCSTARYHCKNGLCIDKSFICDGQNNCQDNSDEESCESSQEPGSGQVFVTSENQLVYYPSITYAIIGSSVIFVLVVALLALVLHHQRKRNNLMTLPVHRLQHPVLLSHLVVLDHPHHCNVTYNVNNGIQYVASQAEQNASEVGSPPSYSEALLDQRPAWYDLPPPPYSSDTESLNQADLPPYRSRSGSANSASSQAASSLLSVEDTSHSPGQPGPQEGTAEPRDSEPSQGTEEV
- the LDLRAD3 gene encoding low-density lipoprotein receptor class A domain-containing protein 3 isoform X3: MWLLGPLCLLLSSAAAKAKSKCGPTFFPCASGIHCIIGRFRCNGFEDCPDGSDEENCTANPLLCSTARYHCKNGLCIDKSFICDGQNNCQDNSDEESCESSQEPGSGQVFVTSENQLVYYPSITYAIIGSSVIFVLVVALLALVLHHQRKRNNLMTLPVHRLQHPVLLSHLVVLDHPHHCNVTYNVNNGIQYVASQAEQNASEVGSPPSYSEALLDQRPAWYDLPPPPYSSDTESLNQADLPPYRSRSGSANSASSQAASSLLSVEDTSHSPGQPGPQEGTAEPRDSEPSQGTEEV